One stretch of Clavibacter michiganensis DNA includes these proteins:
- a CDS encoding serine/threonine-protein kinase, which translates to MARRLPSSPPVLPGFTYVTVLGSGGFADVFLYEQDMPRRQVAVKVMLAEIVTDRLRAMFRAEADLMAQLSAHPSVLTVHQASVAADGRPYLVMELCSSSLSDRYRREPLGVAEGLRVGIRIASAVETAHRAGVLHRDIKPANILTTAFGHPVLSDFGIASTLEDAAATDAVGLSIPWSAPEVLADESPGTVRSEVWSLAATVYSLLAGRSPFEVPGGQNAPADLVARIQRARPLPTGRADVPERLELVLRRAMSRQPEARPDSALAFVRELQAVEAELRLAQTPLEVASEEWASAVAAAVDEDDDPTRVRGIVQVDPGMTGPGGTGGPGGLRRARRKAAPAALRAAAVAPRPGAPATASDPVRAGSASTSLGRSGSGPVGASTPARPAASGRRAFLGRHRVAFAAAAAGAVVASVAVGVLLGGSGGGTAARDIPVVGEIQASAAADGVLFSWRDPGLGADDAYQVVRDGGLPSTQRDTTFRVTAGAGGAGGAAGERACIRVTVTRDGIAGDASTEKCAELPR; encoded by the coding sequence ATGGCCAGACGCCTGCCGTCGTCCCCGCCGGTGCTGCCGGGGTTCACGTACGTGACGGTCCTCGGTTCCGGCGGCTTCGCCGACGTGTTCCTCTACGAGCAGGACATGCCGCGCCGCCAGGTCGCCGTGAAGGTGATGCTCGCGGAGATCGTCACCGACCGCCTGCGCGCGATGTTCCGCGCCGAGGCCGACCTCATGGCGCAGCTCAGCGCGCACCCGTCCGTGCTCACCGTGCACCAGGCGTCCGTCGCCGCCGATGGGCGGCCGTACCTCGTGATGGAGCTGTGCTCGTCGAGCCTCAGCGACCGCTACCGCCGCGAGCCGCTCGGCGTCGCGGAGGGGCTGCGCGTGGGGATCCGCATCGCGAGCGCCGTGGAGACCGCCCACCGCGCGGGCGTGCTGCACCGCGACATCAAGCCCGCGAACATCCTCACGACCGCGTTCGGCCACCCGGTGCTCAGCGACTTCGGGATCGCCTCGACGCTCGAGGACGCCGCCGCGACCGACGCCGTGGGCCTCTCGATCCCGTGGTCGGCGCCCGAGGTGCTCGCCGACGAGAGCCCCGGCACCGTGCGGAGCGAGGTGTGGTCGCTTGCGGCGACCGTGTACTCGCTGCTCGCCGGCCGCAGCCCGTTCGAGGTGCCGGGCGGGCAGAACGCGCCCGCGGACCTCGTGGCCCGGATCCAGAGGGCCCGGCCCCTGCCGACCGGGCGCGCCGACGTGCCCGAGCGGCTCGAGCTGGTGCTGCGCCGCGCGATGTCGCGGCAGCCGGAGGCGCGGCCCGATTCGGCGCTCGCGTTCGTGCGCGAGCTGCAGGCGGTGGAGGCGGAGCTGCGGCTCGCGCAGACGCCGCTCGAGGTGGCGAGCGAGGAGTGGGCGTCGGCCGTGGCGGCCGCCGTCGACGAGGACGACGACCCGACGCGCGTGCGCGGCATCGTGCAGGTGGATCCGGGGATGACCGGGCCGGGCGGGACGGGCGGCCCGGGCGGCCTGCGTCGTGCGCGGCGCAAGGCGGCGCCGGCGGCCCTGCGCGCGGCGGCCGTGGCACCGCGTCCCGGCGCGCCGGCGACCGCGTCCGATCCGGTGCGCGCGGGATCCGCGTCCACCTCCCTCGGCCGGTCGGGATCCGGGCCCGTCGGCGCGTCCACCCCGGCCCGCCCTGCGGCGTCCGGCCGGCGCGCGTTCCTCGGCCGGCACCGCGTGGCGTTCGCGGCGGCGGCGGCCGGTGCGGTCGTCGCGAGCGTGGCCGTGGGCGTGCTGCTCGGCGGGTCGGGCGGCGGCACCGCGGCGCGCGACATCCCGGTGGTGGGCGAGATCCAGGCCTCCGCCGCCGCCGACGGCGTGCTGTTCTCCTGGCGCGACCCCGGACTCGGCGCCGACGACGCGTACCAGGTGGTGCGCGACGGCGGGCTGCCGAGCACGCAGCGCGACACGACCTTCCGCGTGACGGCGGGCGCCGGCGGGGCGGGCGGCGCCGCGGGCGAGCGCGCCTGCATCCGGGTCACCGTCACGCGCGACGGCATCGCCGGGGACGCGTCGACCGAGAAGTGCGCGGAGCTCCCGCGATGA
- the fdxA gene encoding ferredoxin has translation MTYVIALPCVDVKDRACIDECPVDCIYEGERSLYIHPDECVDCGACEPVCPVEAIYYEDDLPEKWSDYYTANVEFFAEMGSPGGATKVGVTAGDHPVIAALPLQNG, from the coding sequence GTGACCTACGTCATCGCCCTGCCCTGTGTCGACGTCAAGGACCGCGCCTGCATCGACGAGTGCCCGGTGGACTGCATCTACGAGGGCGAGCGGTCGCTCTACATCCACCCCGACGAGTGCGTGGACTGCGGTGCCTGCGAGCCCGTGTGCCCGGTCGAGGCGATCTACTACGAGGACGACCTGCCCGAGAAGTGGTCGGACTACTACACGGCCAACGTCGAGTTCTTCGCCGAGATGGGATCCCCGGGCGGCGCGACCAAGGTCGGCGTCACCGCGGGCGACCACCCCGTCATCGCCGCGCTCCCGCTCCAGAACGGTTGA
- a CDS encoding citrate synthase, translating to MTDGGQQADDRPKADEKPTATLTYPGGRVEFPILPAVEGASSIDISALTKKTGLTTLDNGFVNTASTRSAITYIDGEQGILRYRGYPIEQLARQSSYLEVAWLLIHGELPTSDELAGFEDDIRRHTLLHEDFKGLFRALPTNAHPMSVLSSAVSALSTYYEDSLSVHDPEQVEISTLRLLAKLPVIAAYAHKKSLGQAFLYPDNSLSFVDNFLRLNFGNNAERYEVDPVVSRALERLLILHEDHEQNASTSTVRLVGSTEANMFSSVSAGIGALFGPLHGGANEAVLAMLGRIRDSGEGVDRYVERVKNKEDGVRLMGFGHRVYKNFDPRARLVKESADEVLAALGIQDPLLDIAKELEAVALADDYFIERKLYPNVDFYTGVIYKAMGFPTRMFTALFTIGRLPGWIAHWREMNEDQATKIGRPQQLYIGQPARDLPPRD from the coding sequence GTGACCGATGGCGGGCAGCAGGCGGACGACCGGCCGAAGGCGGACGAGAAGCCCACGGCGACCCTGACGTACCCCGGCGGCCGGGTGGAGTTCCCCATCCTCCCCGCGGTCGAGGGCGCATCCAGCATCGACATCTCGGCGCTCACGAAGAAGACGGGCCTCACGACGCTCGACAACGGCTTCGTCAACACCGCGTCGACCCGTTCGGCCATCACCTACATCGACGGCGAGCAGGGGATCCTGCGCTACCGCGGCTACCCCATCGAGCAGCTCGCGCGGCAGTCGAGCTACCTCGAGGTGGCCTGGCTCCTCATCCACGGCGAGCTGCCCACGAGCGACGAGCTCGCGGGGTTCGAGGACGACATCCGTCGCCACACGCTCCTGCACGAGGACTTCAAGGGCCTCTTCCGTGCGCTGCCCACCAACGCGCACCCCATGTCGGTGCTCTCGAGCGCGGTCTCCGCGCTCTCCACCTACTACGAGGACTCGCTGAGCGTCCACGACCCCGAGCAGGTCGAGATCTCGACGCTGCGCCTGCTGGCGAAGCTGCCGGTCATCGCGGCGTACGCGCACAAGAAGAGCCTCGGCCAGGCGTTCCTCTACCCGGACAACTCGCTGTCCTTCGTCGACAACTTCCTCCGCCTGAACTTCGGCAACAACGCGGAACGCTACGAGGTCGATCCCGTCGTCAGCCGCGCGCTCGAGCGCCTGCTGATCCTGCACGAGGACCACGAGCAGAACGCGTCGACGTCGACCGTGCGGCTCGTCGGATCCACCGAGGCGAACATGTTCTCCTCCGTCTCGGCCGGCATCGGCGCGCTCTTCGGGCCGCTGCACGGCGGCGCCAACGAGGCCGTGCTCGCCATGCTCGGCCGCATCCGCGACTCCGGCGAGGGCGTCGACCGCTACGTGGAGCGCGTGAAGAACAAGGAGGACGGCGTCCGCCTCATGGGCTTCGGGCACCGCGTCTACAAGAACTTCGACCCGCGCGCCCGCCTCGTGAAGGAGAGCGCCGACGAGGTGCTCGCGGCCCTCGGCATCCAGGACCCGCTGCTCGACATCGCCAAGGAGCTCGAGGCCGTCGCGCTCGCCGACGACTACTTCATCGAGCGGAAGCTCTACCCCAACGTGGACTTCTACACGGGCGTCATCTACAAGGCGATGGGCTTCCCGACGCGCATGTTCACAGCGCTGTTCACCATCGGGCGCCTGCCCGGCTGGATCGCGCACTGGCGCGAGATGAACGAGGACCAGGCCACGAAGATCGGCCGCCCGCAGCAGCTCTACATCGGCCAGCCCGCGCGCGACCTGCCGCCGCGCGACTAG
- a CDS encoding Ig-like domain-containing protein has product MRGAPAMIREWIRRHRQAATTVTGGAVVLVLLTGFALVSDGYQAQRVDLDDGSVWVVNSAQQAIGRANTAVLELDSVVDSRSEDIDVLQAGSTVLLADRGSSRLDVVDDATSEVVDTAPLPAGAEVMLAGSRAAILVPATGQLWLVPVAGLSAFDAASAPTLILGADAVASMDEDGTLLVYSAATGTLSRIEAATDDTVRATVDVGPVGAPAEETADAPADPAAALAGETVQAGDPGRPAGQRLALTSVDGHWALYDADARALLVDGRTVDLAGSVAADARVALQRASSGGSGVLVAHSGGLVEVPVSGGDPVVVTGDARGGPARPVRVAGCEYAGWTDGSGWQRCLAPAVLPGTGEGDQDARRTAAGATSGIGSMPQQAALRFLVDGQRVVLNDTRGGTAWAVQRDAGRIDNWSDLIDRDRSDTVVEQNTADTPPETDRVQQPPVAVDDDLGARPGRTTALPVLLNDHDPNGDVLVIDSVTPVDAAVGAVDIVDEGQGLQLALAAGASGTVRFSYVVSDGRGGTATADVRVAVRAPDDNAPPVQVRPATGAVAEGDRLQTDVLGGWYDPDGDPMYLTRASVAAPDAVSWKPEGRVVYTDAGAGGDTRTVALQVSDGREEGSGELVVTVRRAGDVPLVAEGFVVQASIGREITVEPLTHARGGSGAIRLAAVPARAGVQITPDLEAGTFRLEGGQAGTHLLEYTVTDGRTTATGVVRVEVRGAPESDGRPVTVPHTVFVRALQAQDVDVLATDFDPAGGVLVITDAVAPDEATGVRAEAVGQRLVRISLTRPLDGPVDVAYRVSNGVAEATGVITVIEVPEPAVRQPPVATDDRVAVRVGDAVDIPVLANDEQPDGDALRLDPVLVDPLPEGAGLLFASEDRLRYLAPDRTGDYTAVYRAVAPDGQWATATLTVSVREADVATNAAPVPRPLTARVLAGETVRIPVPLTGIDPDGDSVRLLGQDTGPEKGQVVEVGPDWIDYQAGDYSTGTDAFAYAVVDGLGARATGTIRVGISTRVEGARNPVATADTVTVRPGRVLRVQVLANDTDPDGGALELVSVQPQAEGLVAGLDGDTVRVVAPEAAGRYGFVYGVRNARGGSDEAFLTVIVDPAAPPTRPVARDTVLQLSDVLDRSSVDVDVMRNVFSAEGDVSSLVLGVGAGYEDVARVTDDGRIRVEVGDERRIVPFTVAQPDDAGVSATAFIWVPGFADTLPQLRVGEPRPTVASGERLVVELDEQVVAAGGRAVRIADPNSLSATHADGPVELVDEDTIAYRSEPGYFGPAAISFTVTDASGDGERTAALVLPITVTPTENQPPVFTGAVIDLEPGQSKDVDLGRLTTYPYQDDRGQLAFALEGSVAAGFRASVEGGTLRISADEGVATGQAASFPVSVRDATQTGRAGRVDLRVVPSTRPLAQPATDEGTVTRGSSTSIDVLANDQAGNPFPGTPLTVASIRGADGASLPAGVTVTPSADRATLAVSASADAVPGDVRVQYEVRDATGDAGRAAFGTVVIRVQDRPGPVSALRASGFADRSLTVAFEPGVFNGSAITGYQVRVLRGGTATATVTCPSTTCTVPTPGNGPAASVQVEVSAVNGVGISDPVSISGLWSDVLPAAPAGLAIEPLVDGLRVSWQPSAVPSSSSPVTQYVVGVGGITRQVASDATSVEVRDPSLVAEVPVAVSVAARNSAQVQDGTAWLAATATGSPRGAPTATGAPSAVADPADETRVTVSWPAFQGQGVDGIRYLVAAYAPGSAPGCSVPTEGVSPWAADHGPAVDVGGATSHVFTGLATDQPVAFAVLAANSQGCTVVEAGQLTPRTAPSTPVVTVDLPRADRGSDGVFRAVLADARYRPGSASASAQLLYRVDGQGDGVPIGVGQALTLPRTGAGASIQVRVVEDSGDGRPRSSGWSDPVSAGTAVDARAGDVRSATDEAGVTTFSWTSMPPAAGRGARVGDGGGYARSEWRCGGQGAWTDASSGAAGSCAVPAGGERILEVRVTANSGTLYTYAHRG; this is encoded by the coding sequence GTGCGCGGAGCTCCCGCGATGATCCGCGAGTGGATCCGCCGCCACCGCCAGGCCGCCACGACCGTCACCGGCGGGGCCGTCGTGCTCGTGCTCCTCACGGGCTTCGCGCTCGTCTCGGACGGCTACCAGGCGCAGCGGGTCGACCTCGACGACGGATCCGTGTGGGTCGTCAACTCCGCGCAGCAGGCCATCGGCCGCGCGAACACGGCCGTGCTCGAGCTCGACAGCGTCGTCGACTCCCGCAGCGAGGACATCGACGTGCTGCAGGCCGGATCCACCGTGCTGCTCGCCGACCGCGGCAGCTCGCGCCTCGACGTGGTCGACGACGCGACGAGCGAGGTGGTCGACACGGCGCCGCTGCCCGCGGGCGCCGAGGTCATGCTGGCGGGATCCCGCGCCGCGATCCTCGTGCCGGCGACGGGCCAGCTGTGGCTCGTGCCGGTCGCCGGCCTCTCGGCGTTCGACGCCGCGAGCGCGCCCACCCTCATCCTCGGCGCCGACGCCGTCGCGTCGATGGACGAGGACGGCACGCTCCTCGTCTACTCGGCCGCCACGGGCACGCTGTCGCGCATCGAGGCCGCCACGGACGACACGGTGCGGGCGACCGTGGACGTCGGACCCGTCGGCGCACCCGCGGAGGAGACGGCCGACGCGCCCGCCGATCCGGCCGCGGCCCTCGCCGGCGAGACCGTGCAGGCGGGGGATCCCGGCCGCCCCGCCGGGCAGCGCCTCGCGCTCACCTCCGTCGACGGCCACTGGGCGCTGTACGACGCCGACGCGCGCGCCCTCCTCGTCGACGGGCGGACGGTCGACCTCGCCGGATCCGTGGCCGCCGACGCGCGCGTCGCCCTCCAGCGCGCGTCGTCGGGCGGCAGCGGCGTGCTGGTCGCGCACTCGGGCGGGCTCGTCGAGGTGCCCGTCTCGGGCGGGGACCCGGTCGTCGTGACAGGCGACGCGCGCGGCGGGCCCGCGCGTCCCGTCCGCGTCGCCGGCTGCGAGTACGCGGGCTGGACCGACGGATCCGGCTGGCAGCGCTGCCTCGCCCCCGCCGTGCTCCCGGGCACGGGCGAGGGCGACCAGGACGCGCGGCGCACGGCGGCGGGCGCCACGAGCGGCATCGGGTCCATGCCGCAGCAGGCCGCCCTGCGGTTCCTCGTCGACGGCCAGCGCGTCGTGCTCAACGACACGCGCGGCGGCACGGCCTGGGCCGTGCAGCGCGACGCGGGCCGCATCGACAACTGGTCGGACCTCATCGACCGCGACCGCTCCGACACCGTCGTCGAGCAGAACACCGCGGACACCCCGCCCGAGACCGACCGCGTGCAGCAGCCGCCCGTCGCGGTCGACGACGACCTCGGCGCGCGCCCCGGCCGCACCACCGCGCTGCCCGTGCTCCTCAACGACCACGACCCGAACGGCGACGTGCTCGTGATCGACTCCGTCACGCCCGTGGACGCGGCGGTCGGCGCGGTCGACATCGTGGACGAGGGCCAGGGCCTCCAGCTCGCGCTGGCCGCGGGCGCGTCGGGCACGGTGCGGTTCTCCTACGTCGTGAGCGACGGACGCGGCGGCACCGCGACGGCGGACGTGCGCGTCGCCGTCCGCGCGCCCGACGACAACGCGCCGCCCGTGCAGGTGCGGCCCGCGACCGGCGCCGTCGCGGAGGGGGACCGGCTGCAGACCGACGTGCTGGGCGGCTGGTACGACCCCGACGGGGATCCGATGTACCTCACGCGCGCGAGCGTCGCGGCCCCCGACGCCGTCAGCTGGAAGCCCGAGGGGCGCGTCGTCTACACGGACGCGGGGGCCGGCGGCGACACGCGGACGGTGGCGCTGCAGGTGTCCGACGGGCGCGAGGAGGGATCCGGCGAGCTGGTCGTCACGGTGCGCCGCGCGGGGGACGTGCCGCTCGTCGCCGAGGGGTTCGTCGTGCAGGCGTCGATCGGGCGCGAGATCACCGTGGAGCCGCTCACGCACGCGCGCGGCGGCAGCGGCGCGATCCGGCTGGCGGCGGTGCCCGCGCGGGCCGGCGTGCAGATCACGCCGGACCTCGAGGCCGGCACGTTCCGCCTCGAGGGCGGCCAGGCGGGCACGCACCTCCTCGAGTACACGGTGACCGACGGGCGGACGACGGCCACGGGCGTCGTGCGCGTCGAGGTGCGCGGCGCCCCCGAGTCCGACGGCCGGCCCGTGACCGTGCCGCACACCGTCTTCGTGCGCGCCCTCCAGGCCCAGGACGTGGACGTGCTGGCGACCGACTTCGACCCGGCCGGCGGCGTGCTCGTGATCACCGACGCGGTCGCGCCCGACGAGGCGACGGGCGTGCGCGCGGAGGCGGTCGGGCAGCGGCTGGTGCGGATCAGCCTGACGCGGCCGCTCGACGGGCCCGTGGACGTCGCGTACCGCGTGAGCAACGGCGTGGCCGAGGCGACCGGCGTCATCACCGTGATCGAGGTGCCCGAGCCCGCCGTGCGCCAGCCGCCTGTCGCGACCGACGACCGCGTGGCCGTGCGCGTGGGCGACGCCGTCGACATCCCGGTGCTCGCCAACGACGAGCAGCCCGACGGCGACGCGCTGCGCCTCGACCCCGTGCTCGTGGATCCGCTGCCCGAGGGCGCCGGCCTCCTGTTCGCGAGCGAGGACCGCCTCCGCTACCTCGCGCCCGACCGCACGGGCGACTACACGGCCGTCTACCGCGCCGTCGCGCCCGACGGCCAGTGGGCGACCGCGACGCTCACCGTCTCCGTGCGCGAGGCCGACGTCGCGACCAACGCGGCGCCCGTGCCGCGCCCGCTGACGGCGCGCGTGCTCGCGGGGGAGACGGTGCGGATCCCCGTGCCGCTCACCGGCATCGACCCCGACGGCGACTCGGTGCGGCTCCTCGGGCAGGACACCGGGCCGGAGAAGGGCCAGGTCGTCGAGGTCGGGCCGGACTGGATCGACTACCAGGCGGGCGACTACTCCACCGGCACCGACGCGTTCGCCTACGCCGTGGTCGACGGGCTCGGCGCACGCGCGACCGGCACGATCCGGGTGGGCATCAGCACGCGCGTCGAGGGCGCCAGGAACCCCGTCGCGACCGCGGACACCGTGACCGTGCGGCCCGGTCGCGTGCTCCGCGTGCAGGTGCTCGCGAACGACACGGATCCGGACGGCGGGGCGCTCGAGCTCGTGTCGGTGCAGCCGCAGGCCGAGGGGCTCGTCGCGGGGCTCGACGGCGACACCGTGCGCGTCGTCGCGCCCGAGGCCGCCGGGCGCTACGGCTTCGTCTACGGCGTGCGCAACGCGCGCGGCGGCAGCGACGAGGCGTTCCTCACCGTGATCGTGGACCCCGCCGCGCCGCCCACGCGCCCCGTCGCGCGCGACACGGTGCTCCAGCTCTCCGACGTGCTCGACCGGTCGAGCGTCGACGTCGACGTGATGCGGAACGTCTTCTCCGCGGAGGGCGACGTCTCGTCGCTCGTGCTCGGCGTCGGCGCGGGCTACGAGGACGTCGCGCGCGTGACGGACGACGGCCGGATCCGCGTCGAGGTGGGCGACGAGCGCCGCATCGTCCCGTTCACGGTGGCGCAGCCGGACGACGCGGGCGTCTCCGCGACGGCGTTCATCTGGGTTCCCGGCTTCGCGGACACGCTGCCGCAGCTGCGCGTGGGCGAGCCGCGGCCGACCGTCGCGAGCGGCGAGCGGCTCGTGGTCGAGCTCGACGAGCAGGTGGTCGCGGCGGGCGGCCGGGCCGTGCGCATCGCGGATCCGAACTCGCTCTCCGCGACGCACGCCGACGGACCCGTGGAGCTCGTGGACGAGGACACCATCGCGTACCGCAGCGAGCCGGGGTACTTCGGGCCGGCGGCGATCTCCTTCACGGTGACCGACGCATCCGGCGACGGCGAGCGCACGGCCGCGCTCGTGCTGCCGATCACGGTCACGCCCACCGAGAACCAGCCGCCCGTGTTCACGGGCGCGGTCATCGACCTCGAGCCCGGGCAGTCCAAGGACGTCGACCTCGGCCGCCTCACCACCTACCCGTACCAGGACGACCGCGGGCAGCTCGCGTTCGCGCTGGAGGGATCCGTCGCCGCCGGGTTCCGCGCGTCGGTCGAGGGCGGCACGCTGCGCATCTCCGCCGACGAGGGCGTCGCGACGGGGCAGGCCGCGTCGTTCCCGGTGAGCGTGCGCGACGCGACGCAGACCGGGCGCGCGGGCCGGGTGGACCTCCGCGTCGTGCCGTCGACGCGCCCGCTCGCGCAGCCCGCGACCGACGAGGGCACCGTGACGCGCGGATCCTCCACCTCGATCGACGTGCTCGCCAACGACCAGGCCGGCAACCCCTTCCCGGGCACGCCGCTCACGGTCGCCTCCATCCGCGGGGCCGACGGCGCGAGCCTCCCCGCGGGCGTGACCGTGACGCCGTCGGCCGACCGCGCCACGCTCGCCGTGAGCGCGTCGGCCGACGCCGTGCCCGGCGACGTGCGCGTGCAGTACGAGGTGCGCGACGCCACCGGCGACGCGGGGCGGGCCGCGTTCGGCACCGTCGTGATCCGCGTGCAGGACCGCCCGGGACCCGTCTCGGCCCTCCGCGCGTCCGGCTTCGCGGACCGGTCGCTCACGGTCGCGTTCGAGCCGGGCGTGTTCAACGGATCCGCCATCACGGGCTACCAGGTGCGCGTGCTCCGCGGCGGCACGGCGACCGCGACCGTCACCTGCCCGTCGACGACGTGCACCGTGCCGACGCCCGGCAACGGCCCCGCGGCCTCGGTGCAGGTGGAGGTCTCCGCCGTGAACGGCGTGGGCATCTCGGACCCCGTGTCGATCTCGGGCCTCTGGTCGGACGTGCTCCCGGCCGCGCCCGCGGGCCTCGCGATCGAGCCGCTCGTCGACGGGCTGCGCGTCTCGTGGCAGCCGTCCGCCGTGCCGTCGTCCTCCAGCCCCGTCACCCAGTACGTCGTGGGGGTGGGCGGCATCACCCGGCAGGTCGCCTCCGACGCCACGAGCGTCGAGGTGCGGGATCCGTCGCTCGTCGCCGAGGTGCCCGTCGCCGTCTCGGTGGCGGCGCGCAACAGCGCCCAGGTGCAGGACGGCACCGCGTGGCTCGCCGCCACCGCGACCGGCAGCCCCCGCGGCGCCCCGACCGCGACCGGCGCCCCCTCCGCGGTGGCCGACCCGGCCGACGAGACGCGCGTCACCGTCTCGTGGCCGGCGTTCCAGGGCCAGGGCGTGGACGGGATCCGCTACCTCGTCGCCGCGTACGCCCCGGGCTCCGCGCCCGGCTGCTCCGTGCCCACCGAGGGCGTGTCCCCGTGGGCCGCCGATCACGGCCCCGCGGTCGACGTGGGCGGCGCGACGAGCCATGTGTTCACGGGCCTCGCCACCGACCAGCCCGTCGCGTTCGCGGTGCTGGCCGCCAACAGCCAGGGCTGCACGGTCGTCGAGGCCGGCCAGCTCACGCCCCGCACCGCGCCGTCGACGCCCGTCGTCACGGTCGACCTGCCGCGCGCGGACCGGGGGAGCGACGGCGTGTTCCGCGCGGTGCTCGCCGACGCCCGCTACCGGCCGGGCAGCGCGTCCGCGTCCGCCCAGCTCCTCTACCGGGTCGACGGGCAGGGCGACGGCGTGCCGATCGGCGTCGGCCAGGCCCTCACGCTGCCGCGCACGGGCGCGGGCGCGAGCATCCAGGTGCGCGTGGTCGAGGACTCGGGCGACGGACGCCCGCGCTCGAGCGGCTGGTCGGATCCCGTCTCCGCCGGCACCGCCGTGGACGCGCGGGCGGGCGACGTGCGGTCGGCGACCGACGAGGCGGGCGTCACGACCTTCTCCTGGACCTCGATGCCGCCGGCCGCGGGTCGCGGCGCGCGCGTCGGCGACGGCGGCGGGTACGCGCGCAGCGAGTGGCGCTGCGGCGGCCAGGGCGCGTGGACCGACGCGTCCTCGGGGGCGGCCGGATCCTGCGCTGTCCCGGCGGGCGGCGAGCGGATCCTCGAGGTGCGCGTCACCGCGAACTCGGGCACCCTGTACACGTACGCCCACCGCGGATGA
- the dapC gene encoding succinyldiaminopimelate transaminase — MALGELPDYPWDQMGPYAERARRHPDGIVDLSIGSPVDPTPPLIRDALAWATDAHAYPTTVGTPELRQAMVDWHARRRNATLGTDQVLPTIGSKEMVAWLPFMLGLGEGDAVVHPRVAYPTYAIGAALAGAESVPADDPADWPAHTRLVWLNSPGNPDGRVLGVDELRAAVARARELGAVIASDECYAELGWEGEWADGPTPSILDARVVGDDHAGVLALYSLSKQSNLAGYRAALVAGDRELIARLIRVRKHAGLLPPAPLQHAMTVALGDDEHVRAQRELYRARRDVLRPALEDAGWRIDSSEAGLYLWATRGRDAWEGIAELADLGILAGPGPFYGDASPAHVRLSLTATDERIQAAAARLRASSTA; from the coding sequence GTGGCCCTCGGCGAGCTCCCCGACTACCCCTGGGACCAGATGGGCCCCTACGCCGAGCGGGCGCGACGGCACCCGGACGGGATCGTCGACCTCAGCATCGGATCGCCCGTGGATCCGACGCCCCCGCTCATCCGCGACGCGCTCGCCTGGGCGACCGACGCGCACGCGTACCCCACCACGGTCGGCACCCCGGAGCTCCGGCAGGCGATGGTCGACTGGCACGCGCGGCGCCGGAACGCGACGCTCGGCACCGACCAGGTGCTGCCGACCATCGGGTCCAAGGAGATGGTGGCCTGGCTGCCGTTCATGCTGGGCCTCGGCGAGGGCGACGCGGTCGTGCACCCGCGCGTCGCCTACCCGACCTACGCGATCGGCGCGGCGCTCGCGGGCGCCGAGTCGGTGCCCGCCGACGACCCGGCCGACTGGCCCGCGCACACCCGCCTCGTCTGGCTGAACTCGCCCGGCAACCCCGACGGCCGCGTGCTCGGCGTCGACGAGCTGCGCGCGGCCGTCGCCCGCGCGCGTGAGCTCGGCGCCGTGATCGCGAGCGACGAGTGCTACGCCGAGCTCGGCTGGGAGGGCGAGTGGGCGGACGGCCCGACGCCCTCGATCCTCGACGCGCGCGTCGTCGGCGACGACCACGCGGGTGTCCTCGCGCTCTACTCGCTCAGCAAGCAGTCGAACCTCGCGGGCTACCGGGCCGCGCTCGTCGCGGGCGACCGGGAGCTCATCGCCCGGCTGATCCGCGTCCGCAAGCACGCGGGGCTCCTCCCGCCCGCGCCGCTCCAGCACGCCATGACCGTGGCGCTCGGCGACGACGAGCACGTGCGCGCCCAGCGCGAGCTCTACCGCGCCCGCCGCGACGTGCTGCGGCCCGCGCTCGAGGACGCCGGTTGGCGCATCGACTCGAGCGAGGCCGGCCTCTACCTCTGGGCGACCCGCGGGCGCGACGCCTGGGAGGGGATCGCGGAGCTCGCCGACCTGGGGATCCTCGCGGGTCCCGGGCCCTTCTACGGCGACGCCTCGCCCGCGCACGTGCGCCTGTCGCTCACGGCGACGGACGAGCGGATCCAGGCGGCCGCCGCCCGGCTCCGCGCCTCCTCCACCGCGTAG